The following is a genomic window from Trachemys scripta elegans isolate TJP31775 chromosome 7, CAS_Tse_1.0, whole genome shotgun sequence.
tgtttgtttgaaatctggaatattaaatataaattatgtcttttttttttaatttttaaccacCCCTTGTTTTTCTACAAAATAgtttttccctcccttctccccagtgcCTGCCACTCAAGCCGTTTCTGGTAGGGAAAATAGTTTCTCCTCAATTTGTAAGCCACCAGGTGGCAGCGGCATGGGGCGTTGTGAGGGTTGAGAGGGAGCGATGGTTCTCCATCATGTATAGGTGTAATCTATGTCTGGGATGCCGCCTTCTCTATATCCACGGGTTGTGCCGTAGCCGATGGTATGGGTGCTTTTGTATAAGCTGGTGCCGTTGGATGGGAATATCGTGTGGATTACGTATTCCTCCTTGGCTCGGTGTGGGTTGATGGGAAGCATCTGCAGCCCAGGACCTCGGATCTCCAGGATGGAGTTGTCCTTCTTGGTACCCGATTCGACGTAGTCGTCTTTTTTCCGGCTGCCCCTGCTGTAGGCCCTCTCCCGCGTCAGCAGCTCGCCCGTCCGGTGGACATACCAGCAAATGGCTGCCAAGACCAGGAAGAGGAAGACTAAGGCCACCGCCCCGCCAATGATCCCTGCCAGAGGCAGCCCAGCCATTGGGTCGACGTTCTGCTCCCGGTTGAGGGTTGTGGTGGGGCTGTAGGTGTCAGCTGTCTCTGCTTTGGCGCACACTGGTGTTTCATCTGCCACATAGGTGCTGCCTGTCTCCATGGTGACCATGCAGATGATGTAAGTGGACTTGGGCTCCAAGGCCGTTAGCAAGTACTCAGTCTTGTCCCCTTGCACCAGGGTCTCGGTGATGGAGCCTACCGCTGGGCTGTGACCCAGACGCAGCCAGCTGAGCCGGAAGGAAGCTGCAGGCAGCATGGCCTTCCAGCTAATCTGGATGCTGTCGGCTGTCAGTGGCTTGACATTGAGAACCAAGGCCTTAGTGCCGGTCCCTGTGGCCATGGGGTAGTCAATATTGGAGTCTGGCAGGCGGATCCCAGGTCGCTTGGCCTTGAGGGTGAAGAGGGAGCCCTGAGGTGTGGTGACAGCTGCGTGGCTGGTGGTAGTCTTGGCCGCCACTGCGTTGCCCTGTGCACCTGCCTCAAAGCACTCATCCATCTCGTTGGTGATGTCCTTGATGGCCATGCCTCTCACTTTATCCGGCCCTTGACACATCAGCCCCCTCACGTTGACCACTGAGGCCCGGGCCTTGACCCAGTCCCTCAGCCACATGAGGTTGCAACCACAGAACCAAGGGTTGTTCCTGAGCAGCAGCTGGGTCAGGCTCTCCAGGTCATCAAACAGGCCCTTGGGCAGAGTGGTGAGGTTGTTGTTGGACAAGTCCAGCCTCTCGAGCTCCTTCATTTTGGAGAGGGTGTTGTAGGGGATGTGGCTGATGGCATTATCCTGGAGGTACAGCTTCTGCAGGTGGGAGCTGGGCAGATTGAGCGGAGGGGCAGCCAGAGAGTTGCGGACCAGGGACAGCTCGCTGAGGTTCTGAAGCCGACTGAAGGTGTCGTCGGCAATGCGCTGGTTGGCCAACAGGTTCCCATCCAGCACCAGCCGCCGCAGGCTGTTCAGCCCTTTGAAGGCATGCAGCGGGATGGTGGAGATGCGGTTGTCATCCAGCCGCAGCTCCTCCAAGGTGCGAGGCAGGCCAGACGGGATGCTGCTGAGGTGGTTGCGGGACAGGAAGAGCAGCTTGAGGCGGGTGCTGTCAGCAAAGGCGTCGTCCTCAATGCTGACAGTAGAGACGGAGTTGTCATCCAGGTGGAGCTTCTCCAGCAGGGGGATGCGGGCCAGGGAGTCACGAGCAATGGTGCGCACGTTGTTGTCCTGGAGATGCAGCTCCCTCAGCGAGCGTGGCAGGTTGACGGGGAACTCGTCCAGGTCGTTCTCATAGAGATAGATCACCTGGACGTTGAGTTTGGACTTGAGGTTGGAGGGGATGCCGGCGTTGTTGATCTGGTTGTTCTGTAGGTACAGGGTGGTGGCATCGTCAGGGATGTCGGCTGGGATGGAAGTCAGGCCCCGGTCGTTGCAGTAGATGAAGCCGTTGTCGCAGCGGCACACCGAGGGGCAGGAGgcgccactggccatcacctcGCTCAGGAAGGCCACCAGGCCATAGCACAGCAGGAGCCAGTCACGCAGGTCCATGGCTGACGCTGTGGTCACCACTGTGGAGGTCACCGTGGATGCTGTTGTCATTGCGCCGGGGGTGGTGGGGAGTGGACCCTGGGTTACACCTTTGGGACCTGTAGAGGGGAGAGAAATGGGAGGAGCCTGAATTATGGAGGTGGAGCTACATGGGGGATTAGAGATGGGGTAGGCCTGCAACATGGGAATGGGGGCTGAGCATTGCGTGTTCTTTCTATCAATCGATCAATTGATCTATCAGGTCAGGCACTGCATAGACTcccaccaagatcagggccccgttatGCTGGCTCTTCACAGACACACAGCAAAAGGCAGTCCCTGAAGACCTTAGACTCACAGACAAAGAGTCGTGAAGGAAACAgagaggcagtgacttgcccaaggtcacccagcaagtcagtggcagagccaggaacagaatccaagtgtctggagtcctagtccagtgccttgaCCAATAGATCACACCACCTCACAACAAAGTCTCAGTCAGCTGATAGGTACATctatttttgattatttaaaaataaaatcacaaagcTAAAAATCCCAACGAAACTTCTCCATGGTCCATGGTCCAgataaaatctcttttttttttccttttacaaccCAAAAAGCAGATCCCCATGTCAATTAAAAAATCCAACACCACTAAtgcacccccccccacctcacttTGCTTCCAGCACTAAATCTTCCCCCGGCATCTGTCAGGCTGCAAAATCTGCTGCAGAAGACGTATAAATCCATGTTAATAAGAGCTTTCTAATGGCAACGCTGACACGCCAGCTTCCAGCTGCCTCAGAGATATAgccacaacactgcatacattagAAGCAGATAACAGAGACGTGCGCACATTCCCGCTACCTGCATGCATTTGTCTCTCCTTGTCGCTCAGCCACCCACTCGTCCCATCGTTCCTCTCGGTAAAGGGTGTCAGAGAGAAATGAATGCACTGCAGATTTGTGTCTTTCAGGGGATCTGAGATTTACACATTATTAGTGGTGTTACGGTAGCACATAGTTATAGATCCGTCGATCAAATTGATAGTGTTGGCACTGCACAGAGCCCACTGAGATCGggttcccattgtgctgggcgctgcacagaaacacagtgagagacaTCCCTTACCCCAAAGATCTTGCAGTCTAAGACCTCCTGTGTACACAGTGTTTGTCTCAGTACAATTATGTGGATTGTGGGATGACTTTTTACTGATGTAGTGATACCGGCATAGCCATTAGTGTGGAGGCATGTACACagggtgcctagcacaatagggccctggtccatggctgcggctcctaggcactatgatactgggagagagaggaatagaatccaggtgtcTGGACTCTCATgcccctgctttaaccactagaccacactagaACCCAGGGATTCAGCACATCCTGCTGCAACCAGtagaccccactctccttccagagctgggactagaaccatGGTGTCCTGACGCCCAGCCCTGCTACTCTAACCACTATAATTTTAACCATGTGTATTATAAGAGTGTTTACGGAGCAGCCAAGattgggcccccattgtgctaggcactgtgtacgtgtacacacacacacacacacacacacacacacacacacacacacacccacacccacaccctccctacctacctacctacctacctacctccttctctccctccctctctctccaggttGAAAGGCCACAGGACGGCCCTGGAATAATTCCTGGTTGAACTAGAGTTAAGCAGAGATGGCTGAATTTCTGAGGCTGTGTAACAATAGCTGCATGTCaccttgtatgtgtgtgtggatcCTAGTTAGTTACCACTTTGCACACTACCTATGTTGGCTCAGGATTGTAATAGAGTTGAGATTGTATCTTGCACTGTGGCGTGATGGATAATGGTGGAGTTTATGGAGTCACGGACCAGAGCGCTCCTGCTTCCTGTCTCTATTGCAGACACTCATCTTCCTGCCTTAGCATCCTTCCTGCTGCGTTAGCACCCAGCCTCTGAGTTTCACAACTGCTCGACAACAGATCTTTGCAGAGGAGAGAGCGTCCGGGCCACAGGGCACTTTGTTGCAAGGCCACGTCCTTTGGCTGCTCTTTTATGTCCTGTTGTTTATATTTCATGGTTTATGTAGCCTATCAAATTAAGTGCAGTAAATCGCTTGGTTTTATGGGTAGGTTTTATTTGCCTGGATCCCTGCGTAGCTGGGAGAGGGATGCTGTGGAGTAGATGTGGACAGGGGATTGCATGGTGGTAAAGCAATGGGAGGGTTGTGCCTAGAttagaggtccccaaactgtggggcgcactCCCCTAGAGGTAAGGGAGGCACGAGGTAAATTTTGGGGACCATTGTCCTAGATGATGTCTGCACTAGGGAGGGGAGTAATCCCCATTCCAGGAACACCTCCCATAACTCAGACTCATGggcacacaccctgccccagttTCAATGCCCCTTAACACAGGGGCTTTACCCTAAGGCCAAAGCTTTGAAggattctttctttttctttctattgcAGTTTAGCTCTCCCTCTctgtccccatacacacccctttACCTATCCATCCATATCCATGCACAGTCTCTTTCTCTCGCTATCCCTTCCCAAACACACCTCTCTCACCTATCCATTCATCCGCCTACACactcctatctatctatctatctatctatctatccctaaCCTTCCTTCCTTGTGGCTGTGTCTCTGGCCCCCAGCTTGGCTGCGGTGAAAGGCTGTCGGTTTAGAACAGTGCCAGTGAATTCTACCGCAGGTTATGCTTTACAGGGACTCACCACGGGCCCTTTCACCTCACCTGAGTTAAACTCCGTCCAATGTTATTTTTTTACAAGGCCTTTACATGGAAGATTTGAGCCAGCAAGGTCTCCTGCTGGGCCAGTGCCCATTAAATCACTAGGAACCACTCACTTTGCTTGAGTTCATTATGCATTCGGCTCCTCTAtaaattttacatttcttttttttcttccctgtctCCTTTTTCCCCGGCTCACTCTTAGTTTTGGCCATTTCCTCCATTATGAGACATAAAATCCTTTATGGTTCAATATCTCTCACTGCCAAATAAGGGTCTCATTTCCCAATCTCTTTTGGCCCCTGCTGCTTCTTTGAAGACAAACTGTGGATATTTTTTCCTATTCCTCCCTTAAAATTGCTTTGAACAATTTTTCTTAACCTCTTGCAAAGGACAGTACATCAGAACTAACCCGCACTGAGCTTTACAACTAGTAATGCAGTGGTTATGGCAATAGCTTTGGAGTTGGgagtcccaggttcaattcctgctctcccacagacttcttgggggacctgaggcacatcactgaactgctctgtgcctcagttttcccaatctgtaaaatggggatagcactgCCCCACCTAGTGGAGGGTtgagaagataaatacattaaatgatTGTGAAGTACTCAGGTATGATGGTAACAGAGGGCGAGATTGGGTGCCTTACATAAATAGTCTCAATTGCAGTGAATGGGTTggctggaccactggtctgacctaaGGAAGTGGCGGATAGATCggcccattggtctgatctgAGGCAGCAAGGATGGTGCAGGGATACGGTGTTGGATGGGCCCCATCAAAATGAATTTATGTTgatttcacacttttttttttgtttcagaaagaaacaaaaaaaattctgaaaaaatcaaaacagtcagttttgacattttcaacaggaaacattttgatgtcagcctcaacatttattttaatttcattttttaaacttcaaaacgGTTTAAAAAGGTTCAGATTCAAAATGGCATGCTTTGATTTTGTCGAAACCAAgtgttttgttcaacctgaaacagTTTTCCCCCCTGACTTTCCAATTCACcgacaatttaattttttttaatttttggtctgACCTGAAatgacttttgttttttacttttcaaaactGCCAATGAACCGAAAAATCCATTGTTCATCCACTTGATGGGACCATAAAAGTTCCTCAAATAGTTAAAGATGCTTTATTAATGCTCTTGCCGTTCAGAGAGTCAAACGGTTTCTTGGGCCTGATCACAGCTTGCTCTGGTTTTGTGCAAAGAGTTTGCACCATGCAGAATAAATGTAAAGCAGCTGCAGACTGCAAGGGAAGGATGGTGCAGGGGTAAATGTGCAAGCCTGAGATATAGGAGACCTGGGTGGGGATTTAGGCTCCTGAGAATGGCACTTAGGCCAGTTCTAAACTTGGAAGACTTTGCCAGTCTAGCTCTCCTTTTGGAATCTTGCTAAATTCAGCAGTTTCTGGTGGCAATGAGTTCAGCCTAACTCTCACCGGCACCATGTACCGAGTTAATAATAGCCCCTAGCTCTTCTACAGCACCTTTTAGCAGTAGAACTCAGAGcactttacacaggaggtcaagaTCATTATCCCCttcttacaaatggggaaactgaagcacgaGGCAGTGaggtgacttgtccagggtcacccagcaggccagtggcagagccaggtatTGAacacaagtctcctgagtccGAGTGGaatgccctatccactaggcagCACTGCCTGCCTAGCATCATTAGCCAAAGTCCCATATGGAGGCAGCGTGGACTAGTGACAAGGGCACTAAGGACTGACAGTgcaagtcaggagatctgggtgctAATCTTAACCTCGCTGGGAATAAGGGTCGGGGGTTAACCCAATCACCTCAAGAGGAGGCTGATTTGAACAAAAGGCtgtgaaaatcagaccattttaAGGCATCTCAAACTGGGCCAGCCAAATCCCTTTGGAAAACCTTGCATTGGCTGCCAAGAGTTGGGGGTGAAGGCTGATGGAAGTGTAGCCCCATGATCAATGCAGAGTGATGCTTCTGAGTGGCTGAGCTTTACCATGACACACACCAAAATAAACCATTTGAATTCCTGCAGGAGTCTTTAATCTGCCTAATAATTCATACTGCTGCTAAATCCAACCTGCAGCTTGCCAAGCCCTCTTTGCCTTAGGAAATacgtttaaaaattaaaatctgccCGTGCATCTTGATGTCCCATCAGGCAACGCTCCTGCATTGCTCTGCAGACAGCGTCTGCCAGTCAGGGAGGAGTAATAAACTCCCAAGCCAGCCTGCAGTTGATAGcccctggggatctggccccattgacttcagtggaatgccGCCGATTTACACCACctgggaatctggccccattgactccaatggagcaacactgatttacaccagctggggatctgccccCACTGCATTTAGAACAATCCATTCACTTCCATTGCAAACCCCTTGCCCAAACTTCCAGCCTTGCATATGGCTATTTATTGGTGTGGGGGCCTTAGTATCTTGTGAGATGCTACCCGTTCCTTTGCAGTGGTGGCATTTCTGTTTTGGCCATAGGTTATTTTGAAGCAAGTgggcctggggggtgggaggagaatgcTACAAAT
Proteins encoded in this region:
- the FLRT1 gene encoding leucine-rich repeat transmembrane protein FLRT1 produces the protein MTTASTVTSTVVTTASAMDLRDWLLLCYGLVAFLSEVMASGASCPSVCRCDNGFIYCNDRGLTSIPADIPDDATTLYLQNNQINNAGIPSNLKSKLNVQVIYLYENDLDEFPVNLPRSLRELHLQDNNVRTIARDSLARIPLLEKLHLDDNSVSTVSIEDDAFADSTRLKLLFLSRNHLSSIPSGLPRTLEELRLDDNRISTIPLHAFKGLNSLRRLVLDGNLLANQRIADDTFSRLQNLSELSLVRNSLAAPPLNLPSSHLQKLYLQDNAISHIPYNTLSKMKELERLDLSNNNLTTLPKGLFDDLESLTQLLLRNNPWFCGCNLMWLRDWVKARASVVNVRGLMCQGPDKVRGMAIKDITNEMDECFEAGAQGNAVAAKTTTSHAAVTTPQGSLFTLKAKRPGIRLPDSNIDYPMATGTGTKALVLNVKPLTADSIQISWKAMLPAASFRLSWLRLGHSPAVGSITETLVQGDKTEYLLTALEPKSTYIICMVTMETGSTYVADETPVCAKAETADTYSPTTTLNREQNVDPMAGLPLAGIIGGAVALVFLFLVLAAICWYVHRTGELLTRERAYSRGSRKKDDYVESGTKKDNSILEIRGPGLQMLPINPHRAKEEYVIHTIFPSNGTSLYKSTHTIGYGTTRGYREGGIPDIDYTYT